In Nitrosomonas ureae, the sequence ACAAAAGGAACATTATTCAAATCGGCTTTTTCTGTAATCTCCAACACAATCGGCAACATTAAAAGCGCTGCGGCATTATTAGTAATAACTTCAGTTAACAATGAAATGGTTATATACGTCAGAATCAGCAACAGCCACGGCGTGCCTCCACTCAGATCAACGATGTTTTCGGCAAGGTATTTGGCAACTCCGGTTTTTTCCAGCGCCATGCCCAGCGAAAATGATGCCGCAATCGTGATGATGACCTTTAAATCCAGACTTCTTTCCGCTTGATTGGCAGTACAACAGCCGGTAATAATCATCAATCCGGCACCAATCAATGCAGCATTGAGCATAGTGATTACCTCAAAGCTGGCGGCTGTAATCACGCCCAATAAAATCATCCAGGCAACATAAGCCCTTTCATGACGCGGTGCTTCCGTATTCAGGTCATTAATCAGCAAAAAATCCTTATTGTAGCGTTGCCGGGTGACAAAGGCCGGTCTGGCTTCCAGCAGTAATGTATCCCCTGCTTGCAAAATAATGCTGCCGAGATTACCCTTGATACGCTCGCCATGTCGTGCCACAGCCAGAACAGCTGCACCATAGCGAGCACGGAATCGTGCATCGCGGATGGCATATCCCACCGCAGTACAATGGGGTGATACCACTGCTTCCACCAGGCGCCGCTCAGGATGCCGTTCGGCAAATGTTTGCGCTTGCCCTTCCTCGGCTGATGGCACAATTCCCTTAATACGCAACAAATCAGAAATTGCGTCGGTATCGCCGGCAAATACCAGACGATCCCCACCTTGAAGCACTTCATCGGCGGTTACAACGGTCAATACTATTCCGTTGCGCTCAATTTCAATCAAATACACGCGTTGCAAATGCCTTAGTCCGGCTTGTTCGATCGTTTTTCCAACCAAAGGGCCATCAGGTGCGATAGAAACTTCCAGTGTAAATTCCCGCAGATTGGAAAAAGCTTGACCTTGAGTGCGATCCGGCAACAGCTTAGGGAAAAATAACCACATAAATAAAAAACCAGCTATCGCTACTGGTATTCCAACTGCAGTGATCGAAAACAAAGAAAATCCAGGCTCACCGGTCAATGTCTGATATTGTCCATTGACAATCAGATTGGTGCTAGTTCCGATCAGCGTCACCGTACCGCCCAAAATTGCCGCATAACTCAGTGGAATCATAAGCTTGGAAGGTGAAATTCCGATCTTCCTCGACCAACTATAAATTGCCGGAATCATCGTAGCTACCACTGGCGTATTGTTAAGAAAGCTGCTCAAAAATGCAACCGGCCAAAACATGCGATTTAGCGCTGCACGCGGAGTCGCAGGTCTACCCAATAACGTATTGACAAGCAGATCAATCGCGCCGGAGGCATGCATGCCGGCCGCTACCACAAACATGCCTGCAACCGTAATCAGACCAGAATTACTAAAGCCACTCAATGCATCGGAGCTGCTTAGAATTCCAAGTGCGCTCAATAGCGTCAATGCTCCGATCATGATCAAATGAGGACCAATTCGAGTAGAAATGAGTGTTGCCAGAACCGCAATACATAACCCTAACGTAAACCAGCCTTGCCATTCCATATGTTCTACACCTCAAAGGAAAGTTTGAAATATACAGCAGATGATAGTGTGAATATAAATAATCAATTATTATAAAGATATGATCACAACTTATATGCTGCCACGCGCCAAGAAATTAAGATTTCCTGTTTCACTCTGGGAGGTTATAAAAACCCGAAATCAATTTTCATTGCCAAACCCGCTATTTATCGGCGCGATTTAACGAAACTTTTGTTAGACTTTAATATCAAGAAACACACTGCGGACATTTCATGCGAATAACTCTTATTGCAAGTTTGTTAACACTTATCTTCATAGCGCCTAGTTTTGCACATGAGCACATTCGCCCAGGCCTATGGGAAGTTACCACTCGTTCCGAACTTTTAGCGTTAGTGCCGCATATTCCATCAGAACAAATGCAGCAACTGAGCACCCTTGCTCGCCGCTATGGGCTTAAATTACCTGAAATCGAAAATGGCTCAGCTAAGTCAAAAATTTGTATTACCGAGGAAATGGCAAAGCAAGAAATCCCCACTTATTTTTATGAAGATCGCTCCGGCTGCACAGTGCAAAATGCTACCCGCACAGGAAATCGCTATCAGCTCGATCTGGCATGCTTCAATCAGCATTTTCAGGGAAACGGCTTTGCTCAAGGTAGCTTTACCAGTCCGGAAAATTTTACGGGAAATACCGAATTCGACAGCACTATCGGTGGCAATCTGGTGCACGCATCAGCTGAAACGTCAGGCCGCTGGATCGGTGAACGCTGTATCGCGATTAATCCATTACAATAATCAGTTTATTTTTTCCAGTAATGGGCTCATCGGATATTCCAACGCCTCTTTCATTGCTACCAACGATAATACCGCTTCCCGACCGTCGATAATTCGATGATCATAGGACAACGCAAGGTAATTCATTGGACGGATCACAATTTGTCCATTCTCTACCACCGGTCTTTCCTTGGTGGCATGAATACCAAGAATGGCGCTTTGCGGCGGATTAATGATAGGCGTCGATAGCATGGAGCCAAACACACCACCATTAGTAATTGAAAAAGTGCCACCACTAAGTTCTTCAATGGTCAATTTACCATTCTGGGCACGCTGGGCAAAATCAGCAATCTGCAACTCAATTTCCGCCAGTGTCAAACGATCTGCATCGCGGATGATCGGCACCACCAGCCCCCGTGGACTGCCAACAGCGATGCCGATATCGTAAAAATCGTGATAGATAATTTCATTGCCCTCAACCGAGGCGTTGATAACAGGGTATTTCTTAAGCGCAGCAATAACCGCTTTTATGAAGAACGACATAAAACCCAGTTTTACGCCATATTCCTTCTCAAATTCAGCTCTATAGCGTGTACGCAAGTCTATGATCGCCTGCATGTTAACTTCATTGAAGGTGGTCAAAATCGCTGCGGTAGATTGTGATTCTATTAAACGCTCTGCAATGCGTTGCCGCAGCCGTGACATGGCGACTCTGCGCTCAGTACGCATCCCTGCCTTGGAAGTAACGATAGTCTCAGGTTTGGATTCAATTTCCAGGGAGGCGTTGGATTTGCGCTCCATATAGGCTTGCACATCCTCCTTGATTATACGTCCCCCCAAACCACTGCCTTTAATTGCAGAAGTTTCCGTGGCTTTCAAATTGTTTTCCTCGGCTAATTTTCGCGCAGCTGGCATCAACATGGGTATTGCTTGATTGCTATCATCAACATCAGAATTTTCTGTATTTTTCTCGGTAGCAATTGATGCTTTTTTTTCAGTAGCGGCAGCCGGTTGACTATCCGATTGAAGCGGTTGAACGTCGGTAACCCCAGTAGCTTCGGTCTCAATCATGGCAATCACTTCACCACTGGTAACGGTAGCACCATCATTTTTCAGCACTTTGGTCAATACGCCTGCACTGGGAGCAGGTAATTCCAACACGACCTTGTCGGTTTCTATATCGATCAAATTTTCCGATCGATTGACATGGTCTCCTGTTCTTTTATGCCAGGAAATCAGTGTAGCATCAGCTACAGATTCAGATAATACGGGTACTTTGACTTCAACTAACATGGTGCCCTCTTTCTATATTTTATCCCTGAATGCTGCCACAATTAATTCATTCTGCGTAAATTTATGCCTTGCCATATAACCAACGGCCGGCGACGCTGCAGAAGCACGCAGCGCATAACCCAACTCTTGATCGGACCGCATATGGCGCAGAAGATAATGTTGAATGCGATGCCATGCTCCCTGGTTGCCTGGCTCTTCCTGGCACCAAATGACCTCTTTGGCCTTGCGAA encodes:
- a CDS encoding SLC13 family permease, producing MEWQGWFTLGLCIAVLATLISTRIGPHLIMIGALTLLSALGILSSSDALSGFSNSGLITVAGMFVVAAGMHASGAIDLLVNTLLGRPATPRAALNRMFWPVAFLSSFLNNTPVVATMIPAIYSWSRKIGISPSKLMIPLSYAAILGGTVTLIGTSTNLIVNGQYQTLTGEPGFSLFSITAVGIPVAIAGFLFMWLFFPKLLPDRTQGQAFSNLREFTLEVSIAPDGPLVGKTIEQAGLRHLQRVYLIEIERNGIVLTVVTADEVLQGGDRLVFAGDTDAISDLLRIKGIVPSAEEGQAQTFAERHPERRLVEAVVSPHCTAVGYAIRDARFRARYGAAVLAVARHGERIKGNLGSIILQAGDTLLLEARPAFVTRQRYNKDFLLINDLNTEAPRHERAYVAWMILLGVITAASFEVITMLNAALIGAGLMIITGCCTANQAERSLDLKVIITIAASFSLGMALEKTGVAKYLAENIVDLSGGTPWLLLILTYITISLLTEVITNNAAALLMLPIVLEITEKADLNNVPFVFAIMMAASASFATPLGYQTNMMVYGPGEYRFIDFLQAGIPMNIIAGVVTITVLLIGWPLTK
- a CDS encoding DUF3617 domain-containing protein — translated: MRITLIASLLTLIFIAPSFAHEHIRPGLWEVTTRSELLALVPHIPSEQMQQLSTLARRYGLKLPEIENGSAKSKICITEEMAKQEIPTYFYEDRSGCTVQNATRTGNRYQLDLACFNQHFQGNGFAQGSFTSPENFTGNTEFDSTIGGNLVHASAETSGRWIGERCIAINPLQ
- the odhB gene encoding 2-oxoglutarate dehydrogenase complex dihydrolipoyllysine-residue succinyltransferase produces the protein MLVEVKVPVLSESVADATLISWHKRTGDHVNRSENLIDIETDKVVLELPAPSAGVLTKVLKNDGATVTSGEVIAMIETEATGVTDVQPLQSDSQPAAATEKKASIATEKNTENSDVDDSNQAIPMLMPAARKLAEENNLKATETSAIKGSGLGGRIIKEDVQAYMERKSNASLEIESKPETIVTSKAGMRTERRVAMSRLRQRIAERLIESQSTAAILTTFNEVNMQAIIDLRTRYRAEFEKEYGVKLGFMSFFIKAVIAALKKYPVINASVEGNEIIYHDFYDIGIAVGSPRGLVVPIIRDADRLTLAEIELQIADFAQRAQNGKLTIEELSGGTFSITNGGVFGSMLSTPIINPPQSAILGIHATKERPVVENGQIVIRPMNYLALSYDHRIIDGREAVLSLVAMKEALEYPMSPLLEKIN